From a single Anabas testudineus chromosome 5, fAnaTes1.2, whole genome shotgun sequence genomic region:
- the LOC113154624 gene encoding phosphatidate phosphatase LPIN2-like isoform X1, which translates to MNIVGQLAETVFVTVKELYRGLNPATLTGGIDVIVVRQPDGSFQCSPFHVRFGKLGVLRSKEKIVDIEINGESVDLHMKLGDNGEAFFVEENENMVVPAHLCTSPLPLELPEETAEASEGSFVAGSGTRRKKRRRKRVRSDTHLREDGSSSSEEREREKEEWERESDQAAQESSILEESVTALQMSKSVYYSLSEEPTEELGATQTWDTHPHSEGEQSPSESTVFYSRPSSPKSDSELLVKPLESSGPQIQWNWGGFPTLCQSERTPVELQHISPSGSSHFRAIKRQDSFELDLEPVISCGRLGSITVIRPQPRTPSQDPDNGTMQNTSLAEKKNLHVDHSTSSVLPEFCTSSVKTNVDSAHTHQSTSMAEENRDLSLYSTSQTNGADYLDSKNNTVGVVSVNKPGNEQKQLIQQREDDTVTTASPSSTESTNLKQQGAASEQGEQGSSSSVPVSEGDSGIDPCAEGWEEGSGSGLVNASARGSTPNKTDSKVEMTAVGVRWTSPEVKGKKKVAARRNHHLGPTDIYLDDLTTLDPEMAALYFPKSEAEAAAAFQHAAEQASCSGSQSPQSVGSGAMDSGTEYLSDSTSYNMDVSMSLCGQEGDTSQITKEKFMKHIVTYQEFAKNPGIIEDPNLVICINSNYYNWAVAAPVVLSMTAFQKNLPKSTIERLVKDKMPKKSGRWWFWRRRDMDNNQVDTQQKPSEGQEKPLTTVIATLDDIESDEAAGLGRKATIPSSVSAETLSTTQCISQMYRKSLRLTSEQIENLNLREGANQVVFSVTTQYQGTCRCEAAIYLWNWDDRVIISDIDGTITKSDALGHILPQFGKDWTHKGIAKLYHKIHQNGYKFLYCSARAIGMAAITKNYLQWVNDKGIVLPKGPVLLAPSSLFSALHREVIEKKPEVFKVACLGDIRDLFNPQRQPFYAAFGNRTNDSYAYKQVGVPDTRIFTVNPKGELMREKTKGNKSSYSHLSEMVEHFFPVLSAGGNTSSFDCPEYSSFSYWKEPLPEVDLNTLL; encoded by the exons ATGAATATTGTGGGCCAGCTGGCAGAGACAGTGTTTGTGACAGTGAAGGAGCTGTACCGTGGCCTTAACCCCGCCACTCTCACAGGAGGGATCGATGTCATTGTGGTGCGACAGCCTGATGGATCATTCCAGTGTTCCCCTTTTCATGTTCGCTTTGGCAAGCTGGGGGTGCTGCGATCCAAGGAGAAAATT GTGGACATTGAGATAAACGGAGAATCAGTTGACCTGCACATGAAGCTCGGTGACAATGGAGAAGCTTTTTTtgtggaggaaaatgaaaacatggtg GTCCCAGCCCATCTGTGCACATCCCCACTTCCTCTTGAGCTCCCTGAGGAAACAGCAGAGGCCTCTGAGGGATCCTTCGTTGCTGGGTCTGGCACCCGTAGGAAGAAACGGCGCCGCAAGCGCGTGCGTTCTGACACTCACCTCAGAGAAGATGGCAGCTCATCGTcagaggagagggaaagagagaaggaggagtggGAAAGAGAAAGTGATCAGGCTGCACAGGAGAGTTCCATTCTCGAGGAGAGCGTCACGGCACTGCAAATGAG taaatCAGTGTACTACTCGCTGTCTGAGGAGCCTACTGAGGAGCTGGGGGCCACGCAGACCTGGGACACTCATCCTCACTCTGAGGGAGAACAGTCACCCTCAGAAAG CACTGTGTTTTACAGCCGACCATCCTCTCCTAAGAGTGACTCTGAACTTTTGGTCAAACCCCTAGAATCATCTGGGCCTCAGATACAGTGGAACTGGGGAGGCTTTCCCACG CTGTGTCAATCTGAGAGGACGCCGGTGGAGTTGCAGCACATCTCCCCTTCAGGCAGTTCTCATTTTCGCGCCATAAAGAGACAGGACTCCTTTGAATTGGACTTGGAGCCCGTCATCAGCTGTGGCAGACTGGGCAGCATAACAGTGATCAGGCCACAACCCAGGACTCCCTCCCAAGACCCAGATAATGGTACAATGCAAAACACATCTTTAGCTGAGAAGAAAAACCTTCACGTTGACCACTCGACTTCCAGTGTGCTCCCAGAGTTTTGTACATCATCAGTTAAAACTAATGTAGACTCAGCACATACACATCAATCAACATCAAtggcagaggagaacagagactTGTCTTTATATTCCACTAGTCAAACTAATGGTGCTGATTACCTTGATAGCAAGAACAACACAGTCGgtgttgtcagtgttaataaacCAGGCAACGAACAGAAACAACTCATACAACAGAGAGAAGatgacacagtgacaacagcaaGTCCAAGTAGTACAGAGTCAACAAATCTAAAACAGCAGGGGGCTGCATCTGAACAAGGTGAACAGGGTTCATCCAGCAGTGTCCCAGTCAGTGAAGGCGACAGTGGGATAGATCCCTGTGCTGAAGGATGGGAAGAGGGTAGTGGATCAGGATTAGTGAATGCATCAGCAAGAGGCTCAACGCCCAACAAGACCGATTCAAAAGTTGAAATGACAGCTGTGGGAGTACGCTGGACTTCACCAGAGGTCAAGGGCAAGAAGAAAG TCGCAGCTAGACGTAATCACCATCTAGGACCTACAGATATTTACTTGGATGATCTGACCACGCTAGACCCAGAAATGGCTGCACTGTACTTCCCAAAGAG CGAGGCAGAGGCAGCGGCAGCATTTCAGCACGCAGCAGAGCAGGCTTCCTGCTCAGGAAGCCAGTCGCCTCAGTCAGTGGGCAGTGGAGCCATGGACAGTGGAACAGAGTATCTGTCTGATTCCACCTCCTATAACATGGATGTCAGCATGTCTCTCTGTGGACAAGAAGGCGACACCAGTCAAATCACCAAAG AGAAGTTTATGAAGCACATTGTGACGTACCAGGAGTTTGCTAAAAATCCAGGAATCATTGAGGATCCCAATCTTGTCATCTGCATCAACTCCAA CTATTATAACTGGGCAGTGGCTGCTCCAGTGGTGTTGTCAATGACAGCTTTCCAGAAAAACCTGCCTAAg AGTACAATCGAACGACTGGTGAAGGACAAGATGCCCAAAAAATCTGGACGCTGGTGGTTCTGGAGGAGAAGAGATATGGACAACAACCAGGTAGACACTCAG CAAAAACCCTCAGAGGGGCAAGAGAAGCCACTGACAACAGTGAT AGCCACACTGGATGACATTGAGAGTGATGAGGCAGCAGGGCTTGGCCGAAAAGCCACCATTCCCTCCAGCGTGTCAGCAGAAACTCTTAGCACCACTCAGTGCATCAGCCAGATGTACCGCAAATCACTACGTCTGACCTCTGAACAGATA GAAAACTTAAACCTGCGTGAAGGAGCCAACCAGGTTGTGTTCAGTGTGACCACACAATACCAAGGCACCTGTCGCTGTGAGGCTGCCATCTATTTGTGGAACTGGGATGATCGTGTCATCATATCGGACATAGACGGCACCATCACCAA GTCTGATGCTCTGGGTCATATTCTACCTCAGTTTGGGAAAGACTGGACACACAAAGGCATTGCCAAACTCTACCACAAAATACACCA AAATGGCTATAAATTCCTGTATTGTTCAGCGCGGGCTATAGGTATGGCTGCAATCACTAAGAACTACCTGCAGTGGGTCAACGATAAAGGCATAGTGCTTCCTAAAGGTCCTGTGCTGCTGGCTCCCAGCAGCCTCTTTTCAGCACTACACAG AGAGGTTATTGAGAAGAAACCAGAGGTGTTTAAAGTTGCTTGTCTCGGGGACATCAGGGACCTGTTCAACCCACAGAGACAGCCCTTCTACGCGGCGTTCGGGAACAGGACTAAT GATAGTTACGCCTATAAGCAGGTTGGAGTACCTGACACCAGGATATTCACTGTCAACCCTAAAGGAGAGTTGATGAGAGAAAAGACTAAAGGAAACAAGTCGTC gTACAGCCACCTGAGTGAAATGGTGGAGCATTTCTTCCCCGTGCTCTCTGCTGGTGGGAACACGTCTTCTTTTGACTGTCCTGAGTACAGCAGTTTCTCCTATTGGAAGGAGCCTCTGCCAGAAGTGGACCTGAACACACTACTGTAG
- the LOC113154624 gene encoding phosphatidate phosphatase LPIN2-like isoform X2, with amino-acid sequence MNIVGQLAETVFVTVKELYRGLNPATLTGGIDVIVVRQPDGSFQCSPFHVRFGKLGVLRSKEKIVDIEINGESVDLHMKLGDNGEAFFVEENENMVVPAHLCTSPLPLELPEETAEASEGSFVAGSGTRRKKRRRKRVRSDTHLREDGSSSSEEREREKEEWERESDQAAQESSILEESVTALQMSKSVYYSLSEEPTEELGATQTWDTHPHSEGEQSPSESTVFYSRPSSPKSDSELLVKPLESSGPQIQWNWGGFPTLCQSERTPVELQHISPSGSSHFRAIKRQDSFELDLEPVISCGRLGSITVIRPQPRTPSQDPDNGTMQNTSLAEKKNLHVDHSTSSVLPEFCTSSVKTNVDSAHTHQSTSMAEENRDLSLYSTSQTNGADYLDSKNNTVGVVSVNKPGNEQKQLIQQREDDTVTTASPSSTESTNLKQQGAASEQGEQGSSSSVPVSEGDSGIDPCAEGWEEGSGSGLVNASARGSTPNKTDSKVEMTAVGVRWTSPEVKGKKKVAARRNHHLGPTDIYLDDLTTLDPEMAALYFPKSEAEAAAAFQHAAEQASCSGSQSPQSVGSGAMDSGTEYLSDSTSYNMDVSMSLCGQEGDTSQITKEKFMKHIVTYQEFAKNPGIIEDPNLVICINSNYYNWAVAAPVVLSMTAFQKNLPKSTIERLVKDKMPKKSGRWWFWRRRDMDNNQQKPSEGQEKPLTTVIATLDDIESDEAAGLGRKATIPSSVSAETLSTTQCISQMYRKSLRLTSEQIENLNLREGANQVVFSVTTQYQGTCRCEAAIYLWNWDDRVIISDIDGTITKSDALGHILPQFGKDWTHKGIAKLYHKIHQNGYKFLYCSARAIGMAAITKNYLQWVNDKGIVLPKGPVLLAPSSLFSALHREVIEKKPEVFKVACLGDIRDLFNPQRQPFYAAFGNRTNDSYAYKQVGVPDTRIFTVNPKGELMREKTKGNKSSYSHLSEMVEHFFPVLSAGGNTSSFDCPEYSSFSYWKEPLPEVDLNTLL; translated from the exons ATGAATATTGTGGGCCAGCTGGCAGAGACAGTGTTTGTGACAGTGAAGGAGCTGTACCGTGGCCTTAACCCCGCCACTCTCACAGGAGGGATCGATGTCATTGTGGTGCGACAGCCTGATGGATCATTCCAGTGTTCCCCTTTTCATGTTCGCTTTGGCAAGCTGGGGGTGCTGCGATCCAAGGAGAAAATT GTGGACATTGAGATAAACGGAGAATCAGTTGACCTGCACATGAAGCTCGGTGACAATGGAGAAGCTTTTTTtgtggaggaaaatgaaaacatggtg GTCCCAGCCCATCTGTGCACATCCCCACTTCCTCTTGAGCTCCCTGAGGAAACAGCAGAGGCCTCTGAGGGATCCTTCGTTGCTGGGTCTGGCACCCGTAGGAAGAAACGGCGCCGCAAGCGCGTGCGTTCTGACACTCACCTCAGAGAAGATGGCAGCTCATCGTcagaggagagggaaagagagaaggaggagtggGAAAGAGAAAGTGATCAGGCTGCACAGGAGAGTTCCATTCTCGAGGAGAGCGTCACGGCACTGCAAATGAG taaatCAGTGTACTACTCGCTGTCTGAGGAGCCTACTGAGGAGCTGGGGGCCACGCAGACCTGGGACACTCATCCTCACTCTGAGGGAGAACAGTCACCCTCAGAAAG CACTGTGTTTTACAGCCGACCATCCTCTCCTAAGAGTGACTCTGAACTTTTGGTCAAACCCCTAGAATCATCTGGGCCTCAGATACAGTGGAACTGGGGAGGCTTTCCCACG CTGTGTCAATCTGAGAGGACGCCGGTGGAGTTGCAGCACATCTCCCCTTCAGGCAGTTCTCATTTTCGCGCCATAAAGAGACAGGACTCCTTTGAATTGGACTTGGAGCCCGTCATCAGCTGTGGCAGACTGGGCAGCATAACAGTGATCAGGCCACAACCCAGGACTCCCTCCCAAGACCCAGATAATGGTACAATGCAAAACACATCTTTAGCTGAGAAGAAAAACCTTCACGTTGACCACTCGACTTCCAGTGTGCTCCCAGAGTTTTGTACATCATCAGTTAAAACTAATGTAGACTCAGCACATACACATCAATCAACATCAAtggcagaggagaacagagactTGTCTTTATATTCCACTAGTCAAACTAATGGTGCTGATTACCTTGATAGCAAGAACAACACAGTCGgtgttgtcagtgttaataaacCAGGCAACGAACAGAAACAACTCATACAACAGAGAGAAGatgacacagtgacaacagcaaGTCCAAGTAGTACAGAGTCAACAAATCTAAAACAGCAGGGGGCTGCATCTGAACAAGGTGAACAGGGTTCATCCAGCAGTGTCCCAGTCAGTGAAGGCGACAGTGGGATAGATCCCTGTGCTGAAGGATGGGAAGAGGGTAGTGGATCAGGATTAGTGAATGCATCAGCAAGAGGCTCAACGCCCAACAAGACCGATTCAAAAGTTGAAATGACAGCTGTGGGAGTACGCTGGACTTCACCAGAGGTCAAGGGCAAGAAGAAAG TCGCAGCTAGACGTAATCACCATCTAGGACCTACAGATATTTACTTGGATGATCTGACCACGCTAGACCCAGAAATGGCTGCACTGTACTTCCCAAAGAG CGAGGCAGAGGCAGCGGCAGCATTTCAGCACGCAGCAGAGCAGGCTTCCTGCTCAGGAAGCCAGTCGCCTCAGTCAGTGGGCAGTGGAGCCATGGACAGTGGAACAGAGTATCTGTCTGATTCCACCTCCTATAACATGGATGTCAGCATGTCTCTCTGTGGACAAGAAGGCGACACCAGTCAAATCACCAAAG AGAAGTTTATGAAGCACATTGTGACGTACCAGGAGTTTGCTAAAAATCCAGGAATCATTGAGGATCCCAATCTTGTCATCTGCATCAACTCCAA CTATTATAACTGGGCAGTGGCTGCTCCAGTGGTGTTGTCAATGACAGCTTTCCAGAAAAACCTGCCTAAg AGTACAATCGAACGACTGGTGAAGGACAAGATGCCCAAAAAATCTGGACGCTGGTGGTTCTGGAGGAGAAGAGATATGGACAACAACCAG CAAAAACCCTCAGAGGGGCAAGAGAAGCCACTGACAACAGTGAT AGCCACACTGGATGACATTGAGAGTGATGAGGCAGCAGGGCTTGGCCGAAAAGCCACCATTCCCTCCAGCGTGTCAGCAGAAACTCTTAGCACCACTCAGTGCATCAGCCAGATGTACCGCAAATCACTACGTCTGACCTCTGAACAGATA GAAAACTTAAACCTGCGTGAAGGAGCCAACCAGGTTGTGTTCAGTGTGACCACACAATACCAAGGCACCTGTCGCTGTGAGGCTGCCATCTATTTGTGGAACTGGGATGATCGTGTCATCATATCGGACATAGACGGCACCATCACCAA GTCTGATGCTCTGGGTCATATTCTACCTCAGTTTGGGAAAGACTGGACACACAAAGGCATTGCCAAACTCTACCACAAAATACACCA AAATGGCTATAAATTCCTGTATTGTTCAGCGCGGGCTATAGGTATGGCTGCAATCACTAAGAACTACCTGCAGTGGGTCAACGATAAAGGCATAGTGCTTCCTAAAGGTCCTGTGCTGCTGGCTCCCAGCAGCCTCTTTTCAGCACTACACAG AGAGGTTATTGAGAAGAAACCAGAGGTGTTTAAAGTTGCTTGTCTCGGGGACATCAGGGACCTGTTCAACCCACAGAGACAGCCCTTCTACGCGGCGTTCGGGAACAGGACTAAT GATAGTTACGCCTATAAGCAGGTTGGAGTACCTGACACCAGGATATTCACTGTCAACCCTAAAGGAGAGTTGATGAGAGAAAAGACTAAAGGAAACAAGTCGTC gTACAGCCACCTGAGTGAAATGGTGGAGCATTTCTTCCCCGTGCTCTCTGCTGGTGGGAACACGTCTTCTTTTGACTGTCCTGAGTACAGCAGTTTCTCCTATTGGAAGGAGCCTCTGCCAGAAGTGGACCTGAACACACTACTGTAG